In Bifidobacterium scardovii JCM 12489 = DSM 13734, the genomic stretch ACAATGCGCGGGTTGCCGAGCCCGCTTACCAGGTCGTGCATGATATGGGCATGGAGAAGGAGGTCGAATGGTGCGGGCTGCCCGAAGGCATGCAGGTTATCCGCGATCTGAGCCCCGAGGCGATCATATGGCTTGCATGGGAGAGCGGCCGACTGCCGCAGGAATCGGATCTGCAAGCCATGAAGCCGCAGGTCATCAATCTGCCGTATATCATCGTCGGTCCGCGGCTTGTCGGGCGCGCTCATGAACTTGGGCTCAACGTTCATTGTTGGACCGTCGATGAGCCGGTCTTCGCCGAGTATCTTGCCGGCATTGGTGCAGACGGCATCACATCCAACCGTATGGGTGCGATTCGTGCCGCGGCACTCAAAGCCGCCGACGGCCCCCGTACCGATGAGGTTGACGAACTTCGGGCGCTGTATACGGCACGGCATATTGCGCAGGCGGCAGTCGCGCTGATTCGTGAATCCGGAAGCGAATACCGTACCAATATACATGGCAAAGCCACTCCCGCTGACCTTGTCACCGATCTTGACGGACTCATCGAATGTCAGGTGCGCGATGCCTTGGCTGCGCAATTTCCCGACATTCCCGTCGTCGGGGAGGAAATGGGTGGCAAGGAACCTGATAGCGGGTGGTGCTGGTTCGTCGATCCGCTCGACGGTACCATCAACTTCGCCAACGCAGTGCCGTGGTTCAGCTTTTCGCTCGCACTCGTATGCAATGGCGAGCCTGTAGTCGGAGCGACCATCGATCCAGCCGGTTGGCGCGTCGTTACCTCATGGCGAGGCCACGGCGTTTGGATCGATGACAGGCAATGGGAACTGCCGGAGCGGACCGTCGACGAGCGGGATCCCATCAGCGGAACCATTGTTTCCGTTGAGCTCCTGAACAATGTCGCATGGCCGTGCCTGCCGCATATGTTCACAGAACTCTCCGATCGCTTCTGTATGCTGCGCATTCCCGGGACCGGAACCAGCACGGTCGCCGGGGTCGCCTTGGGACGCGGCGTAGCCAGCCTGATCGGTCGATTCGGTCCAGTGGACCACTATGCCGCAATCCTCCATGTGCATGAAGTCGGAGGCGTCGTCATGGATGAATATGGTCGGGAGACCATGAACCCGAGGGGGCAGGGCTTCTTCGTCGCCCGTGACCATGAAGTCGCCGGCATCATCGCGCACATGTGGCATCGGGCACGGACGGAGCTTGAAGAACAGCGGTGACAAGAGCGTTTCGCGAAATCCTCCCAGGCGCGCGAATCGTGCAAGAAGGCCGTTGGACGCCTTGGAAGTTAGGGCATTCAACGGCCTTCGGATGCTTACCGCCCGTCGCCCGTCTGCCGCCTACTGGATATCGGAGATGGGCTTGCCGAGTTCGCCCCGTATGCGTGCGGTGCATGAGATGATCGCGGCGGCGATTGTGAACACCCAGATGACCGCGAATCCGACGGCCACGTTCGAGGAGAGCACCACGCCGACGAGCAGGGGCACGAATACCTCCAGCACACTGATGATGGTCTGGGAGATGCCCGTCGCGTAGCCGATGAACCTCTTGGGCGGAATGATGGCGAGCAGCGAGCCCGTGGACTGCTTGTTCATGAACTCGCCCAGAGTCTCCAGCACAGCCGCCGCAAGCAACGCCTTGGTGTGTTCGCTGCCGGTCCCATAGTCGATGCGTGAAACGTGATTGACGGCAGATGACGCCCGCCTGCGCGTCCGGGCCGAACATCCGCCAGCCGCGCTCCCTGAGCAGCCCGATGAGTGTTTCGGACGTATCGGGAAGGAACGGAAACGCCATCGACCTGGCGCCCAGCGAATGTGCCTGAACTTCCGCGGCGTCGAGCAGCCGTTCCAGCATGGCGGGCTTGTCCGCGACCTTGTCCGACAAGAGCACGGCGCTGTTGCCCATATGCCGGCCTCCCAACACCAGCGACGGCAGCAGGTCGGCGGCAAGATCGTCATGCAGGCCGACCATGGCCGCCGCCTTGGCGTCGCCCATCTCGTTCGCGGCCCGCACCACCATGCGATCGGGACGGCCCAGGACCCATACCGAGCGATCGGTGGCCAACGCGCACGGCAAGCCAGCAACCCATGCGCCGGACCCGTCCACATCGACCAGGTACCGCATCTCCGTGGCAGCGTTGCGTTCCTGCAACGCCAATCCCACCGTGCCCAACGCGATATCCGGCAACATCGGCATGATGCCATTCCATGTGCCCACGTCCAATTCAGACGCACGCTCGTACGTCTCGATCACTGCTTTCCCCTCCCGCACCGGCAGATTCACGATAGTGGAAACCGCATAACAAAATCCCCTCTCGGGAAAGAACCCGAGAGGGGATTTATCTCAATTCAGCTGCCTTGTGGCTGCCTCATGAGTATGGATCGCTGGAATTCCAACGATCTCAGCGCTCTGCAACTCAGATGTGGAAGTACAGCTCGTACTCCAGCGGGGTCGGGGCCAGACGGGCCTGATCGATCTCGCCGCGCTTGATGTCGATCCAGGTCTCGATCAGATCCTCAGTGAACACGTCACCGGCGGTCAGGAAGTCGTGGTCGGCTTCGAGCGCGTCCATGGCCTCGGCCAGGGAGCTCGGCACCTGCTTGATGCCGGCGTGCTCTTCCGGAGGCAGCTCGTAGAGGTCCTTGTCGACCGGCTCCGGGGGCTCGATGTGGTTGAGGATGCCATCGAGGCCGGCCATGAGCTGGGCGGAGAAGGCCAAGAACGGGTTGCAGGACGGATCCGGGGCGCGGAACTCGATGCGCTTCGCGGCCGGGGAGGTGCCGGCCAGCGGGATGCGGATGGCTGCGGAACGGTTACGGGCGGAGTAGACCAGGTTGACCGGCGCCTCGAAGCCCGGAACCAGGCGGTGGTAGGAGTTCAGCGACGGGTTGGTGAAGGCCAGCACGGAGGAGGAGTGCTTGATCAGGCCACCGATGTACCAGCGGGCCAGATCGGACAGGCCGCCGTAGTTCTTCTCATCGTAGAACAGCGGCTTGCCGTCTTTCCACAGGGACTGGTGGCAGTGCATGCCGGTGCCGTTGTCGCCCGCGAGCGGCTTCGGCATGAAGGTCGCGGCCTTGCCGGCCAGAGCGGCGGTCTCGTGCACGACGTACTTGTACTTCATCAGGTCGTCGCCCGCGTGCTGCAGGGAGTTGAAGCGGTAGTTGATCTCCTGCTGGCCGGCGCCGGCCACCTCGTGGTGCGAACGCTCGAGGATCAGGCCGACCTTCTGCAGGTTGGCGACCATGTCGTCGCGCAGATCCTGGGTGTGGTCGATCGGCGGAACCGGGAAGTAGCCGCGCTTGACGCGGTTCTTGAACGCGATGTTCGGGGTGCCGTCCTCCTCGGTGTCCAAGCCGGTGTTCCACGGGGCCTCGATGGAGTCGACCTCGTAGAAGGAGCGCTGCATCGAGTTCTCGTAGCGCACCTTGTCGAAGATGAAGAACTCGGCCTCAGGAGCGAAGGAGGCGGTGTCGGCGATGCCGGTCGCCTTCAGGTAGGCCTCGGCCTTGCCGGCGACCTGGCGCGGATCGCGCGAGTACGGCTCGTCGGTCAGCGGGTCGACGATGGAGAAGGCCACGTCGAGGGTCTTGTGCTTGCGGAACGGATCGACGAAGGCGGTCTCGATGTCCGGGACCAGCTTCATGTCGGATTCGTTGATGGCCTGGAAGCCTTCGACCGAGGAGCCGTCGAACGGCATGCCCTCATCGAACGCATCCTTGAGGAATTCGCTCGCCGGCACGGTGAAGTGCTGCTGAACGCCGATCAGATCGGTGAAGCGAACGGAGACATACTCGATGCCTTCCTTGTTGATAAGGGCCTCGGCGTCAGCCTTGGTTTCAAGTGCAGTCACGGGACCGCTCCTTTCGTGAAGTAACTTACAGGCTATAAGTCTAGAAAGGAGCATTTCGCAGGCTCGACGGTTCGGTTACGAACATGTTTCGGATTGTTGCACGGCATGCGCGTTACGGCGGAATGACGCGGGATGCCGGGTTTGGCGGAGCATGAAAAAACCCGCCGGACCGAAGGGGCTGGCGGGTTGGAACGGGTGGAACGGCCTTCCGGGGCGGTCATCGACCGCGCATCGCGCGGCGGCTGACGTGCTGCGGGCGGTTCGGATCCACGCCCTTGGGGATGCCGTAGCCGGCCTTGGTCTGCAGCGTGCGCAGGCGCGCGTTGAGCGTGTCCAGCTCCTCCTTGGTGAGCATGAAACGGCGGCGCGGGTGGATCTTGGCCACCAGCGCGTTCTTGTGGTCGGTCGGCATATAGGCCTTCTGCTTCATCACGGTCTTGCGCAGGTCCTTGAGGCGGACCTGCTTGTCACCGGTGCCCACGAAGATGCGGTAGACCGGGATCCGGGAGCCGGCGGTGACGCCCTTGATGCTCTGCTCCTGGCGTTCCATCGCACGGGCGACGCGGCCGTACTCGCCCTCGCCCAGCAGGTAGATGCCGTTGTAGCCGGTGCCGCGCCAGATGGCGTCCTTGGTGCGCGGGTCGATCCACACGGGCTGCTCGGGGAAGTTGAAGCCGGCCTTGTTGATGTTGCCGAGCACGCTGACCGAGGCGCCCGGGCGGCCCTCCAGCTGCTTGTAGCCGACGGCGTCGGCGCGGCGGGTGAGCACCATCGTGGCGAACAGCAGGCCGAGCATGATGGCGGTGATCATGATGAAGATCCACGTCAGCCACGTCCACTTGAGCACGATCCCCAGGATGACGAACACCACGATCGGCGCAAGCCCGGCCCCGGCCAGCAGCCACGGCAGCTGCTTGTCCTCCTTGGACGTGTACTTGTAGATCTGGATGACCTGCTTGATCGTGCTCTGCTTCTTTGGCTTCGCTTCCTTTGCAGCCATGTATTTCCTCACTTGCCTAGGGATGGACACACTATTTCACTACTCTACCAGCAAGGCGGGTCCGCCATGCGGTTTGAGGGAGCCATGCCGGCGGGGCGCGCATGATCCGCCGCCAGCACCGCCGGCAGGCGCCGTTCGCCGTGTGTTCATCGTCGCGTATTCCTCATCGCGTATTCAGCGGGCGGCCGTCGGCCTTGAGCAGCGTCTCGCCGAGCGCTTCGCTGAAGGTCGGATGAGGGTGGATCAGCCTCGCGGCGTCGTGCAGCGGCACGCGGTTGCCGATGAGCTGCTCGGCCTCGGCGATCAGGTCGGACGCGATCGGGCCGATGATGTGCGCGCCCAGCACGACCGGCGTATCCGGATCGGCCACGCTCGCCCCGGACACCAGCGAAATGGATCCGCCGGATCCGCTCATCAGCATGCGCGCATTGCCCATCATCGGGTACACCGTCTCGCTCACCTCGACCAGATCGTCGCGCGCCGAGGCCTGGTCGAGCGTCAGGCCGACGCACGCCGCCTCGGGGGAGGAGAACACGACCTGCGGGATGGTCGCGTCGTCCACCGGCTTCGGGTCGAGACCGGCGATGGCCTCGGCGACGGTGATGCCCTGCTCGAACGCGCGGTGGGCGAGCGCATGGCCCGGCGTGACGTCGCCGAGCGCCCAGATGCCCGGAACGCTTGTGCGGCCCAGCTGGTCGGTGACGATCAGGCCGTGGTCGTCGCGCGCGATGCCGGACGAGGAGAACCAGCCGGCATCGGTGATCGGGTCGCGGCCGATCGCGGCCAGCACGATCTGCCCGTACACGGTGTGGTCTCCGTCCTCGCCGTCGCGCGTGTAGTGCACGGTCGCGCCGAGGTTGGCTCCGGTGTCGACCTGCGTGACATGGGTGCGGGTCACGATGGTCAGGCCGTGCCGTTTGAGCTCGCGGGTCAGCGTCGTCGCCGCCCGGCGGTCCCATCCCGACAGCACGCGGTCCTTGCGGATCAGCAGCGTCGTCTCGCATCCGGCGGCCTGCCACATCGACGCGAACTCCAATGCGACGGCCCCGGCGCCGATGATGACGGCGCTGGCGGGGAACTCGTCCAGCGACAGCGCGGTCGTCGAATCGATGAGCGCGCCGCGGAACGGGATGCCCGGCAGCGGGCGCGGGCGCGACCCGGTGGCGATCACGACGTCGCCGGCCTCGATTGTCACATCGCCGTCGAGCGGCTCGGGCACGCCGGCCTTAAGGTAGCGCTCGACCTGCGCCGAGCCGGGCGACGGGCTGACCGTGACCGAGCCTGGCGCCACGGCGCTCGCCTCGCCGTGGTAGACGGCGACGCCGCGGTGCGCGAGCAGCCCGGCCAGCCCCTTGGTCATGGTGTCGACCACGCGCAGCCGATAGTCGCGCAGCGTGCCGAAGTCGATGCCGTTGACGGAGGCGTTGACGCCGAGCTCGGCCGCGCGGTGCACGGTGTCGATGGTGTGCGTGGCGGTGATCAGCGCCTTCGAGGGAATGCATCCGCGGTTCAGGCAGGTGCCGCCGAGCGTGCCGTCCCGTTCGATCAGCGCCACCTTCCTGCCGAGCTCCGCCGCGCGCAGTGCGGTCGAATAGCCGCCGGGACCCGCGCCGATGATCGCGATATCGTATTGTTCGCTCATACCATGCCTCCTTGCTGCAGACGATCCAATACTATTACGGCCGTTGCGACCGATCCTGAAAGGCCGGCCCGCATACGCGAACAGGCCAGCCCGAAGGCTGACCTGTTCGATCGATGTCCCTACCGGAACGCCGCCTGGGCGGACGCCGGACACGGCCCGTGCTCAGGCCATGGATTTCGCTGGAGGCTCACTCCGGCCAGTTGCCGCGCTTGGGGGAGCGGGGCTTGGGCAGGCGCCAGCGGCGCACCTGGATCGCGCGGCTCCAGGCGTAGGACCCGGAACGCGAACCCTTGGAAACCGAGGCCTCGCCGAACTTGTCGATGAGCTTCTTCTTCAGCCCGCGCCACATGATGGCCACGTCGATGATCACCGCGAACAGATAGACGTACATGAGGATCATCATCGGCAGCGAGAGCGCCGGATAGACGGTGGTGACCAGCATCGACCCGATCAGGATGACGAAGGCCACGGGGATGAAGAACTCGCCGAGGTTGAAGCGGGCGTCCACGTAGTCGCGGATGTACACGCGCCACGGCAGGCGCTCGGCCTTCGGCATGTGGTTGATGTCGCCGGTGCGCATCGCCTCGTACTCGGCGTCCTCCTTGGCGCGCAGGCGCTCCTTGGCGGCCTTGGCGCTGGCCTTGCGGTCGGCGGGCACGAGCGGGCGTATGTTCTGCGCCTGGGCCTGCTTCATCTTCGGGGTCGGGCGGCCCTTGCCCTGGGTCGGCGCGGGCTTGGCGGCTTCTTCGACCGGCTCCTGAGCCTTGTCTTTCTTAAACGGATTCCATGTCATGATTGCCCAGATTACGGTGACGCATAGACGCTGCAATGCCAAGCCCCGCAAGCCCGGGCGCGGCATGGCGCGTGCGGCGTCCGAATATTGGACGGAACGGATACAATGGCTGCTGGCAATACCGTCGCCGGCAGAGCGCCGGCGCATACACCGGTGCGCGTGCCCCGCACGCGCACGCATAGAAGGAGCATCATGGCCGAACTTACCGCCGATGAGATCCGTTCCCGCGTCGAGAAGGACTGGCAGCGCATCGTTGACCTGCTGGGCCGCAAGATCGCGCTCAGGTCGGTGTCCGCCGAGGGCATCACCGCCGGGCATATGAAGCGGTCCGCGCAGTTCGTGGCCGAGGAACTGGCCAAGGTCGGCGTCGACACGAAGGTCGTCCAGTCGCACAATCCGGACGGCACGCCCGGCGCGTGGGAGGTCATCGGATCCGGGATCGTGGATCCGGACGCGCCGACCGTGCTGCTGTACGCGCACCACGACGTGCAGCCGGTGCCCGACCCGGCCGCATGGGACACTGACCCGTTCGTCGCCACCGAGATCGACACCCGCCTGTACGGTCGTGGCGCCGCCGACGACGGCGGCGGCATCGCGATCCACTCCGGCGCGCTCGCGGCGCTCGGCGACGATCTCAAGGTGAACGTCAAGGTGTTCATCGAGGGCGAGGAGGAGATGGGCTCGCCCAGCTTCATCCCGTTCATCGAGGAGCACCGCGACGAATTCGACTCCGACGTGATCGTCGTCGCCGATTCGGGCAACTGGTCCGCCGACATCCCGTCGCTGACCACGTCGCTCAGGGGCAACACCTGCGTGGACGTGACCGTCAAGGTGCTCGAGCACCCGGTGCACTCCGGCCAGTACGGCGGCCCGATCCTCGACGCCAACACGCTCGCCGCGATGCTGATCGCCTCGATGTACGACGCCAACGGCGACCTCGCCGTGCCGGGTCTCGCCGCGCAGGAGCCGGTCGGCGGCCTGCAGCGCGATCTGGACGAGGGCTCCGTGCGCGAGGACGCCGGCATCGTCGATGGGTACCGCCTCGCCGGCACCGGTTCGATCGCCTCGCGCCTGTGGACCAAGCCGAGCGCGACCGTGATCGGATTCGACGCGCATCCGGTCGAAGGCTCGTTCAACGTGATCAGCCCCGAGACCACGTTCCGCCTGTCCCTGCGCATCGCCCCGGGCCAGCGCCCCGAGGAGGCGCAGGCCGCGCTCGTCGACTTCCTCAAGTCGCACGCGCCGTTCGGCGCCGAAGTGAGCGTCGACGCGGGCGACGGCGGCATGGGCTGGGCGATGGATCCGAACGCCGTGGCCACCAAGGACGCGCTCGAGGCGATGGAGGAGGCCTTCGGCGTCGCCCCGATCAACAAGGGCGAGGGCGGGTCCATCCCGTTCATCCCCGAGCTGCAGCGCATCTTCCCCGAGGCGCAGGTGCTGGTCACCGGGCCCGAGGACCCGAAGGCCAACGCCCACAGCCCCAACGAGTCCATCAGCCTGCCGGGCCTGAAGAACAACGTGATCACCGAGGCCCTGCTGCTGGCCAAGCTCGGCAAGTGACCCGTCGGTGACATGCACCCCGTCCGCCGGTTTTCCCGGTGCGGCGGGGTGTTGTGCTGTCCGGGCCTGGTGCGCCCGGCACCCTCGCGGCGTTGAAAGTGTCCGAGAACCATGTTGTTACCCAGACGTTTTCTACGCGGATTGGGTGTGTGGCGTAGATAGTGTCCGAGAACCGGTGTGTTACCCAGACGTTTTCTACGCGAATTGGGTGTGTGGCGTTGAAAGTGTCCGAGAATCATGTTGTTACTCAACCGTTTTCTACGCCAAATGGCTGTGTGGCGTAGATAGTGTCCGAGAACCATGGTGTTACCCAACCATTCGCTGCGCCGGGAGCTCCGCTGACCGGGAAAATGACCGCGCTCGGGAAAAAGTTCCGGGGGTGGGTTACACTCAAGGCGTTGACACGGGGGCTTCGGCCGGGCAATGGGCTCGGGCGTGGCTGAGATGAGGGTTTCCTCGACCGATTGAACGTGAATCCGGGTAATGCCGGCGCACGGACGTCGCTCTTTTCCCGTGCCTTGTTTGCCGCACCGAAATCCGGTGCGCACAGAGGAAAGGCACATATCATGTCTGCAACTGCAGCTGTCAAACATTCCAACAAGTGGCGCGTCGTCGATATCGTCGTCGCGGCCATCGTCGCGGTCGCGGCCGGCGTCATCTTCTGGGCATGGGACATCGTGTGCGCGGTGCCGATGGCGGTGCTCAAGAGCGTGACCCCGGGCCTCGACGGTCTGGTCAGCGGCATGTGGCTGTTCGCCGGCCCGCTGGCCGCGATCATCGTGCGCAAGCCCGGCGCCGCGCTGTTCGCCGAAACGGTCGCCGCCTTCATCGAGCTGCTGCTGGGCAACCCGTGGGGCATCGCCGGCTCGCTGATCGTCGGCTTCATACAGGGCGCGTTCGCCGAGCTCGGCTTCACGGTGTTCGCCTACAAGAAGTGGAACTTCGTCTCCACGCTGGTCTCCGGAACGATGACCGGCATCGGCTGCTGGCTGTACGGCTGGATCACCAGCCCGGGTTGGGGCCCGCTGCAGATCGTCGTCACCCTGGTGAGCGACGCCGTCTCCGGCGCCGTGATCGCCGGCCTGCTCATGTGGTTCCTGCATCGCGCGATCGCCTCGACCGGCGTGCTCGACCGCTTCGAATCCGGACGCAGCCAGGCGCTGGTCTGATCCGGCCCGAATCCAACGATTGACCAATCGCCCATGAAGCCGGCGGACAAGGCCGCATCGGCCCGTCCGCCGGCTTCTGCTATATCTCCCTGCTTCGCGGGGAAAGACTTGGGGACGAACACAACCATGAGTAAGACTTCTGAATCCACCTCCTCCGCGGTCGCCGTAAGCGCCAGGGATTGGGGATGGCGGCATTCCACGCGCCGCGAATTCGCGCTGCGCCATGTCGACTTCGACATCCGCCCCGGCGAGCACGTGCTGCTGCTCGGCGCGTCCGGCGCCGGCAAGAGTACGCTGATGGCCGCGCTGGCCGGCGTGCTCGGCGGCGGCGACGAAGGCGAGGAGGAAGGCGCGCTGACCCTTGACGGTGTCAAGCCGAGCGCGGCCCGCGGCCGGGCCGGCCTGGTCCTGCAGGACCCCGATTCGCAGATCATCCTCGAACGCCTGGGCGACGACGCGGCCTTCGGCTGCGAGAACCTCGACGTGCCGCGGGAGGAGACTTGGGACCGGGTGCGCGATTCCCTCGGCATCGTCGGCCTCGGCGCGCTCGATCTGGCCCGCTCCACCGGCCATCTGTCCGGCGGCCAGCGCCAGCGGCTCGCGCTCGCCGGCGTGCTGTCCATGCATCCGGGGCTGCTGCTGCTGGACGAGCCGACCTCGAACCTCGACCCGGAGGGCGTGCGCGAGGTGCACGACGCCGTCCGCCATGTGCTGGAGCAGGGGCACGAGACGATGGTTGTGGTCGAGCACCATATCGACGTGTGGCTGGACCTGATCGATCGCGTCATCGTGCTCGGCAAGCCGGACGCCGATGACGATGCCGGCGGCGTGATCGCCGACGGCACGCCTGACGAGGTGTTCGCCACCATGGGCGACGTGCTGGCCGAGGGCGGCGCGTGGGTGCCCGGCCGCGCGATCCCGATGCAGTACCGCGACCCGCAGCCGGTGCGGCCCGTGCAGGACGATGCGCGGCCCGAGCCCGCCGACGCACCCGGCGCACCCGCCGCAGCGAGTGCGGCCGACGTGCCGGCCGGTCCGATCCTGTACACGCAGGATCTGGCCTTCGGCCGCGGCACGCCGCTTGGCGAGCATGTGAACCTCGGCTTCGACGGCGGCGAGATCTATGCGATGATGGGGCCGAACGGCGCCGGAAAGTCCACGATGGCGCTGACCTTGGCCGGCCTGCTGGAACCGCTGGAGGGCCACGTGCGCGTGCGCGCCGACCTCGCTCCGGCCGGCAAAGGCGACGAGCCCCGCGCGTGGAAGAGCCGTGAGCTGCTCGGCCGCGTCGGCATGGTGTTCCAGGAGCCGGAGCACCAGTTCGTCACCTCGAGCGTGCGCGACGAGGTGGCGCTTGGCCCCAAGTCCATGGGCAAGGGCCAGGACGAGGCGTATCTCATCGCCGATCGGATGCTGGACCGGCTCGGTCTTGCCCGCTTCGCCAAGGCCAACCCCTACACGCTGTCGGGCGGCGAGAAGCGGCGGCTGTCGGTCGCCTCGATGCTTGCGGCCGCCCCCAAGGTGCTCATCATGGACGAACCGACTTTCGGGCAGGACTTCGCGACGTGGACCGAGATGGTGAAGCTCATCGCCATGGCCCGAGACGAGGGCTCCGCCGTGATCATGGTCACGCATGACGAGGCCCTGGTCGAGGCGCTCGGCGCCAAGCGGATACTGTTCCACGAGCGCGGTCTGGCCGAGTCTCCGGCCGGCGCCACAGGCGGCGCCGAAGCGCCCGCGCCCGCGGCGGAACCGTCCGGAGCCTCCGACGGCGCGCGGCAGGCTTCGCCCGAACCGGCTTCAGGCCTTACCATCGCCGCGCAGGAGGCCCAGTCCGCCGCAAGCGGCGGCACGGTCGTGGTCAGCGCGCAGACGGAACGCAACGAACCGGTCAAGGCGGCGTCGCCGTCGTGGTTCGTGGCCCGCCTCAACCCGGTGAGCCGTTTCGTCATGGCGCTGCTGCTCAGCGTGCCGCTGTTCTTCAGCCTCGACGTGGTCAGCGCCACCGTGGCGCTGGGCATCGAACTCGTGCTGCTGTGGATCGGCGGCGTGGACCCGATCACCGTCTGCCGCAAGACATGGCCCGTGTGGATCGCCGCGTGCGGCGGCCTGCTGTCCGTGCTGATGTACGGCAAGACCTCCGGGGCGACGTTGTTCCAATGGGGCGTGATCCATGTGTCCGAAGGATCGGTGTACCTCGCCATCGCCACGTTCCTGCGCGTGCTGGCCATCGC encodes the following:
- a CDS encoding inositol monophosphatase family protein; its protein translation is MNMRFAAHRGVHDADKGVKENTLAAFKVAVAEHADLIELDIRLTKDRRVVVNHDPDLERVWGDARRVEDVTLAELQEANQNPDNRVPLLSEVLTLIHNSGSLLLIDMDNARVAEPAYQVVHDMGMEKEVEWCGLPEGMQVIRDLSPEAIIWLAWESGRLPQESDLQAMKPQVINLPYIIVGPRLVGRAHELGLNVHCWTVDEPVFAEYLAGIGADGITSNRMGAIRAAALKAADGPRTDEVDELRALYTARHIAQAAVALIRESGSEYRTNIHGKATPADLVTDLDGLIECQVRDALAAQFPDIPVVGEEMGGKEPDSGWCWFVDPLDGTINFANAVPWFSFSLALVCNGEPVVGATIDPAGWRVVTSWRGHGVWIDDRQWELPERTVDERDPISGTIVSVELLNNVAWPCLPHMFTELSDRFCMLRIPGTGTSTVAGVALGRGVASLIGRFGPVDHYAAILHVHEVGGVVMDEYGRETMNPRGQGFFVARDHEVAGIIAHMWHRARTELEEQR
- a CDS encoding ECF transporter S component, with product MSATAAVKHSNKWRVVDIVVAAIVAVAAGVIFWAWDIVCAVPMAVLKSVTPGLDGLVSGMWLFAGPLAAIIVRKPGAALFAETVAAFIELLLGNPWGIAGSLIVGFIQGAFAELGFTVFAYKKWNFVSTLVSGTMTGIGCWLYGWITSPGWGPLQIVVTLVSDAVSGAVIAGLLMWFLHRAIASTGVLDRFESGRSQALV
- a CDS encoding dipeptidase, with product MAELTADEIRSRVEKDWQRIVDLLGRKIALRSVSAEGITAGHMKRSAQFVAEELAKVGVDTKVVQSHNPDGTPGAWEVIGSGIVDPDAPTVLLYAHHDVQPVPDPAAWDTDPFVATEIDTRLYGRGAADDGGGIAIHSGALAALGDDLKVNVKVFIEGEEEMGSPSFIPFIEEHRDEFDSDVIVVADSGNWSADIPSLTTSLRGNTCVDVTVKVLEHPVHSGQYGGPILDANTLAAMLIASMYDANGDLAVPGLAAQEPVGGLQRDLDEGSVREDAGIVDGYRLAGTGSIASRLWTKPSATVIGFDAHPVEGSFNVISPETTFRLSLRIAPGQRPEEAQAALVDFLKSHAPFGAEVSVDAGDGGMGWAMDPNAVATKDALEAMEEAFGVAPINKGEGGSIPFIPELQRIFPEAQVLVTGPEDPKANAHSPNESISLPGLKNNVITEALLLAKLGK
- a CDS encoding DUF3043 domain-containing protein; amino-acid sequence: MTWNPFKKDKAQEPVEEAAKPAPTQGKGRPTPKMKQAQAQNIRPLVPADRKASAKAAKERLRAKEDAEYEAMRTGDINHMPKAERLPWRVYIRDYVDARFNLGEFFIPVAFVILIGSMLVTTVYPALSLPMMILMYVYLFAVIIDVAIMWRGLKKKLIDKFGEASVSKGSRSGSYAWSRAIQVRRWRLPKPRSPKRGNWPE
- a CDS encoding DUF4191 domain-containing protein, with the protein product MAAKEAKPKKQSTIKQVIQIYKYTSKEDKQLPWLLAGAGLAPIVVFVILGIVLKWTWLTWIFIMITAIMLGLLFATMVLTRRADAVGYKQLEGRPGASVSVLGNINKAGFNFPEQPVWIDPRTKDAIWRGTGYNGIYLLGEGEYGRVARAMERQEQSIKGVTAGSRIPVYRIFVGTGDKQVRLKDLRKTVMKQKAYMPTDHKNALVAKIHPRRRFMLTKEELDTLNARLRTLQTKAGYGIPKGVDPNRPQHVSRRAMRGR
- a CDS encoding dihydrolipoyl dehydrogenase family protein; this translates as MSEQYDIAIIGAGPGGYSTALRAAELGRKVALIERDGTLGGTCLNRGCIPSKALITATHTIDTVHRAAELGVNASVNGIDFGTLRDYRLRVVDTMTKGLAGLLAHRGVAVYHGEASAVAPGSVTVSPSPGSAQVERYLKAGVPEPLDGDVTIEAGDVVIATGSRPRPLPGIPFRGALIDSTTALSLDEFPASAVIIGAGAVALEFASMWQAAGCETTLLIRKDRVLSGWDRRAATTLTRELKRHGLTIVTRTHVTQVDTGANLGATVHYTRDGEDGDHTVYGQIVLAAIGRDPITDAGWFSSSGIARDDHGLIVTDQLGRTSVPGIWALGDVTPGHALAHRAFEQGITVAEAIAGLDPKPVDDATIPQVVFSSPEAACVGLTLDQASARDDLVEVSETVYPMMGNARMLMSGSGGSISLVSGASVADPDTPVVLGAHIIGPIASDLIAEAEQLIGNRVPLHDAARLIHPHPTFSEALGETLLKADGRPLNTR
- the glnA gene encoding type I glutamate--ammonia ligase, with protein sequence MTALETKADAEALINKEGIEYVSVRFTDLIGVQQHFTVPASEFLKDAFDEGMPFDGSSVEGFQAINESDMKLVPDIETAFVDPFRKHKTLDVAFSIVDPLTDEPYSRDPRQVAGKAEAYLKATGIADTASFAPEAEFFIFDKVRYENSMQRSFYEVDSIEAPWNTGLDTEEDGTPNIAFKNRVKRGYFPVPPIDHTQDLRDDMVANLQKVGLILERSHHEVAGAGQQEINYRFNSLQHAGDDLMKYKYVVHETAALAGKAATFMPKPLAGDNGTGMHCHQSLWKDGKPLFYDEKNYGGLSDLARWYIGGLIKHSSSVLAFTNPSLNSYHRLVPGFEAPVNLVYSARNRSAAIRIPLAGTSPAAKRIEFRAPDPSCNPFLAFSAQLMAGLDGILNHIEPPEPVDKDLYELPPEEHAGIKQVPSSLAEAMDALEADHDFLTAGDVFTEDLIETWIDIKRGEIDQARLAPTPLEYELYFHI